One window from the genome of Thalassospira xiamenensis M-5 = DSM 17429 encodes:
- a CDS encoding threonine ammonia-lyase, with protein sequence MLELQDFRAARRAISDHMRLTPVFAAGIYGDKSVFPDRDHIPDLYLKLENMQISGSFKARGAMNAALALDEDKRAVGLCTASGGNHGMGVINAARVLGVPVKIFLPTNTPKPKVEKLRKQGVDVALTGAVWDDANRAAMDHARESGMAYIHPFADPKVIAGQGTIALEMLEQQADLDTLVVAIGGGGLISGVATAAKLLRPSIRVIGVEPTGAPTLFESLKHNEVATLPSVNTAATSLAPRQSSALNVDLISRNVDRIVLVSDDEMRDAARWLWRELGIAVELSAAAGIAAVASDRLGVESPGKIGVVICGTGSDGMA encoded by the coding sequence GTGCTTGAACTTCAGGATTTTCGCGCCGCGCGTCGTGCCATTTCCGATCATATGCGCCTGACGCCGGTATTTGCCGCCGGTATTTATGGCGACAAGTCGGTTTTTCCCGACCGGGATCATATTCCGGATTTGTATCTGAAGCTTGAAAACATGCAGATATCGGGTTCGTTCAAAGCACGCGGCGCGATGAATGCCGCCCTTGCCCTTGATGAAGACAAACGCGCCGTGGGCCTTTGTACCGCATCGGGGGGCAATCATGGCATGGGGGTGATCAACGCGGCCCGTGTGCTGGGCGTGCCGGTCAAGATATTCCTGCCAACCAATACGCCAAAGCCCAAGGTCGAAAAGCTGCGCAAGCAGGGCGTTGACGTCGCATTGACCGGGGCGGTCTGGGACGATGCCAACCGGGCAGCCATGGATCATGCGCGTGAAAGCGGCATGGCCTATATCCATCCCTTTGCCGATCCAAAGGTGATTGCAGGGCAGGGCACGATTGCGCTTGAGATGCTTGAACAGCAGGCCGACCTTGATACGCTGGTGGTGGCGATTGGCGGTGGCGGGCTTATTTCAGGGGTGGCGACAGCGGCCAAGCTTTTGCGGCCCTCAATCCGGGTGATCGGGGTCGAGCCGACCGGTGCCCCGACCTTGTTCGAGAGCCTCAAGCATAACGAGGTCGCGACATTGCCAAGTGTGAATACGGCGGCAACCAGTCTGGCGCCGCGTCAGTCATCGGCGTTGAATGTTGATCTGATTAGCAGGAATGTCGACCGGATCGTTCTGGTCAGCGATGATGAAATGCGCGATGCGGCACGCTGGCTTTGGCGGGAATTGGGAATTGCCGTGGAGCTTTCGGCGGCTGCCGGGATTGCCGCAGTGGCTTCTGACCGGCTGGGTGTTGAAAGCCCCGGCAAGATCGGGGTCGTGATTTGCGGTACCGGTTCGGACGGGATGGCGTGA
- the rpmF gene encoding 50S ribosomal protein L32 — protein MAVPKKKVTKSRQGMRRSHDKLAKGSYREDKETGELHRPHHIDPNTGMYRGRQVVEPKM, from the coding sequence ATGGCAGTGCCAAAGAAAAAAGTGACCAAGTCCCGTCAGGGCATGCGTCGCTCGCATGACAAGCTCGCCAAGGGCTCGTACCGCGAAGACAAAGAAACCGGCGAACTGCATCGCCCGCACCACATTGATCCGAACACCGGTATGTACCGTGGTCGTCAGGTGGTAGAGCCGAAGATGTAA
- a CDS encoding inverse autotransporter beta domain-containing protein, translating to MATAFVAHAQTPEPTNKWGPHIDLEGKAGTDRNLGETDLFIPLWQDDDTLTFANIRARMDDANSHEGNFGLGIRQMLDNGWNIGGYGYFDRRHSSYDNKFNQVTFGAEALSLDWDFRANAYMPVGTTSYVEDSLSTVDFSGASIMYRQGEERALRGFDAEIGWRAPLFEATAPQQLRLYAGGYRFTEDDVDTVQGPRGRLDLTFDEIPFLWEGSRFSLGAEIQHDDPRGTQSFASFRLRIPLQDFGDNPKPRLNAIERRMTDPIMRDIDIVSQAGQFTTAEEITSTANGNTITLVSSATTASADLATTISSAGANSTVVLNGSFANVNDRLDVQDGQTIMGTGNLDVKTPSGRTVTITTPGASLSGDGAPPVGFGTPHHIFNMAANSRLVGVTVTVSGPATEAVTAVRIDGVDNVEIINSTLTTTATDNTVFGIQVLGNAQNTVIRGNTITTSSNDTFAYALSAVGSDNLVFENNTLNVSGATNNHLIFFNSNNTNLSGSGNSGNVSTCNVGGGTNTGSISFTSATPTCP from the coding sequence ATGGCCACGGCTTTTGTCGCACATGCGCAAACACCGGAACCAACCAATAAATGGGGGCCACATATCGACCTTGAAGGCAAGGCCGGTACAGATCGAAATCTTGGCGAAACCGATCTGTTCATTCCGCTATGGCAGGATGACGACACCCTGACCTTTGCCAATATCCGCGCACGCATGGATGATGCCAACAGTCACGAAGGCAACTTCGGTCTCGGCATTCGCCAGATGCTTGATAATGGCTGGAATATTGGTGGCTATGGTTATTTTGACCGCCGCCACAGCTCGTATGACAACAAATTCAATCAGGTCACCTTCGGGGCCGAAGCCCTTTCGCTTGACTGGGATTTTCGCGCCAATGCCTATATGCCGGTCGGCACGACAAGCTATGTAGAAGACAGCCTGAGTACGGTGGATTTTTCCGGCGCATCGATCATGTACCGTCAGGGCGAAGAACGCGCCCTTCGCGGGTTTGATGCCGAAATCGGCTGGCGCGCACCATTGTTTGAAGCCACGGCACCACAACAATTGCGCCTTTACGCAGGCGGCTATCGTTTTACCGAAGACGATGTGGACACGGTGCAGGGACCTCGCGGGCGGCTTGACCTGACCTTTGATGAAATACCGTTCCTGTGGGAAGGCTCGCGCTTTTCGCTGGGGGCTGAAATCCAGCATGACGATCCGCGCGGCACACAAAGCTTCGCCAGCTTCCGCCTGCGCATCCCGCTTCAGGATTTTGGCGACAATCCCAAACCGCGCCTGAACGCTATCGAACGCCGCATGACCGATCCGATCATGCGCGACATTGATATCGTCAGTCAGGCCGGGCAATTCACCACGGCAGAGGAAATAACAAGCACGGCCAACGGCAACACCATCACGCTTGTCAGCAGCGCAACAACAGCAAGTGCCGACCTCGCCACGACCATCTCATCCGCCGGTGCCAATTCGACCGTGGTCCTTAACGGCAGCTTTGCCAATGTCAACGACCGCCTTGATGTGCAGGATGGCCAAACCATCATGGGAACGGGCAATCTTGATGTTAAAACACCTTCCGGTCGCACTGTGACCATCACCACACCGGGCGCCAGCCTAAGCGGCGATGGCGCCCCTCCGGTCGGCTTCGGCACGCCGCACCATATTTTCAATATGGCCGCCAACAGTCGCCTTGTTGGCGTTACTGTTACTGTTTCAGGCCCCGCAACAGAGGCGGTCACAGCGGTGCGGATTGACGGTGTGGATAACGTTGAAATTATCAACAGCACCTTGACCACCACCGCAACGGACAACACGGTCTTTGGCATACAGGTTCTGGGGAACGCACAAAATACCGTCATTCGCGGCAACACGATCACAACCAGCAGTAACGATACCTTTGCCTACGCCCTCTCAGCAGTCGGATCAGACAACCTCGTATTCGAGAATAATACGCTCAATGTCAGCGGGGCGACAAACAACCACCTGATATTCTTTAACAGTAACAATACAAATCTCTCCGGCTCCGGGAACAGCGGCAATGTAAGCACATGCAATGTCGGTGGCGGGACAAACACCGGCTCCATCAGTTTCACGTCAGCAACGCCGACCTGCCCGTAA
- a CDS encoding PA0069 family radical SAM protein, with protein MRNIIEPTSDHIETAPPGEGWSHPDFDPDLLPARRQKGRGAVSNIDGRFERHIHQAVDDGWMTSLMEDQDAPRIRTTLGIDGARSVITKNQSPDVPFDRSINPYRGCEHGCIYCFARPTHAYLGLSPGLDFETKLFWKPDAPTLLRKQLAVKSYMPAPIVIGTSTDPYQPVEREKQLTRSIIKVLGDCHHPFSIITKGALVTRDIDLIAPMAARNRASVAVSVTSLDHRLSNLLEPRASAPHRRLDAIRKLADAGIPVTVLCAPIIPGLNDMEIENLVAAVRDAGATSVSHIVIRLPLEIADLFEEWLGAHYPDRKAKVMSLIRQMRDGERYQSEFGTRMRGTGPIADLIARRFDAARKKHGMTGRSLNLDCSGFVRPSANGQMSLF; from the coding sequence ATGCGAAATATCATCGAACCGACATCCGATCACATCGAAACCGCCCCACCGGGCGAAGGCTGGAGCCATCCGGATTTTGATCCGGATCTACTGCCCGCGCGCCGGCAAAAAGGCCGCGGGGCGGTATCGAACATTGATGGCCGATTTGAACGCCATATCCATCAGGCGGTCGACGATGGCTGGATGACCAGCCTGATGGAAGATCAGGACGCACCGCGCATCCGTACCACCCTTGGCATTGATGGCGCGCGCAGCGTGATCACCAAAAATCAAAGCCCGGACGTGCCGTTTGACCGTTCGATCAATCCTTATCGCGGCTGTGAACATGGCTGCATCTATTGCTTTGCCAGGCCGACACACGCCTATCTCGGCCTGTCGCCGGGGCTGGATTTTGAAACAAAACTGTTCTGGAAGCCCGATGCCCCGACGCTATTGCGCAAACAGCTCGCCGTCAAAAGCTATATGCCCGCCCCGATTGTCATTGGCACCAGCACCGATCCCTATCAGCCGGTTGAACGTGAAAAGCAACTGACCCGATCCATCATCAAGGTGCTTGGCGATTGCCACCATCCTTTTTCGATCATCACCAAAGGCGCACTTGTCACCCGCGACATTGATCTGATCGCGCCAATGGCCGCCAGAAACCGCGCGTCGGTCGCGGTATCGGTTACAAGCCTTGATCACAGATTGTCCAACCTTCTTGAACCGCGTGCCTCCGCCCCGCACCGCCGGCTCGATGCCATTCGCAAACTTGCCGATGCCGGTATCCCGGTCACGGTCCTGTGCGCGCCAATCATTCCCGGCCTGAATGACATGGAAATCGAAAATCTGGTCGCCGCGGTGCGTGACGCCGGGGCAACGTCCGTATCGCACATCGTCATCCGCCTGCCGCTTGAAATCGCCGATCTGTTCGAAGAATGGCTTGGCGCCCATTATCCTGATCGCAAGGCAAAGGTCATGTCGCTGATCCGCCAGATGCGCGACGGCGAACGCTATCAGTCCGAATTTGGCACCCGTATGCGCGGCACCGGCCCGATTGCCGACCTGATCGCCAGACGGTTTGATGCTGCACGCAAAAAACACGGCATGACCGGCCGGTCGCTCAACCTTGATTGCAGCGGCTTTGTCCGCCCCAGCGCGAACGGGCAAATGTCGCTGTTCTGA
- a CDS encoding GNAT family N-acetyltransferase yields the protein MSASNPRKLEVVITFLEMLDPPDRPAATIPPGKVAIVRAENPTLSFYRYLYDTVGEPWLWWFRRLMGDDELAEILARPETHVYVLYVGGVPAGFAELDLTDLEENGVIDLHYMGLIPDFIGKGYGKYLLNWAIDTAWGLKPQRITVNTCSLDHPSALGAYQKAGFGVYDQRTDIVDDPRDTGLIPAIDHHVDHDAGADHGKKAERSQENENSGTLIVDFPDRAR from the coding sequence ATGAGTGCATCCAACCCGCGCAAGCTGGAAGTCGTCATCACCTTCCTTGAAATGCTTGATCCGCCAGATCGCCCTGCGGCAACCATCCCGCCGGGCAAGGTCGCCATCGTGCGCGCCGAAAACCCCACCCTGTCCTTTTATCGTTACCTTTATGATACGGTCGGCGAACCGTGGCTGTGGTGGTTCCGCCGCCTGATGGGCGATGACGAGCTTGCCGAAATTCTGGCCCGCCCCGAAACCCACGTTTACGTTTTATATGTCGGCGGCGTCCCGGCCGGTTTTGCCGAACTTGACCTGACCGATCTTGAAGAAAACGGCGTGATCGACCTGCATTATATGGGCCTGATCCCCGATTTCATCGGCAAGGGGTATGGCAAATACCTTCTGAACTGGGCGATTGACACTGCCTGGGGCCTTAAACCGCAACGCATAACAGTCAATACATGTTCGCTGGATCATCCAAGTGCTTTGGGGGCTTACCAGAAGGCAGGCTTTGGTGTATACGACCAGCGAACAGATATTGTTGACGATCCGCGTGATACCGGCCTGATTCCGGCCATCGACCATCATGTTGATCATGATGCCGGTGCCGATCACGGCAAAAAAGCCGAAAGGTCGCAGGAAAATGAAAATTCCGGCACTTTGATCGTTGACTTTCCCGACCGCGCACGTTAA
- a CDS encoding sulfurtransferase, with the protein MTNPTSDALVSTQWLADHLDAPDVRVVDASWYMPAQNKNAREIYNAQHIQGAVFFDIDEIAADDSAPLPHMMPDAIKFSAKVRKLGLGDGVRIVVYGQTGSALAACRVWWMLRHFGHHDVAVLDGGLPKWLAENRPVTDAPTPPRERHFTARANSFLLREYDQVLANVKSKREQLVDARATERFTGDADEPWGKAGHVPGSYNLPFDRLLNADGTFKDADAIRTAFHDAGVNLDKSVVTSCGSGVTACVLALGAYIAGKKEVAVYDGSWAEWASTEGSPVDKGPA; encoded by the coding sequence ATGACCAACCCAACTTCCGACGCACTGGTCTCCACCCAGTGGCTTGCGGATCACCTTGATGCACCCGACGTTCGTGTCGTCGATGCCAGCTGGTACATGCCCGCCCAGAACAAAAATGCGCGCGAGATTTATAACGCGCAGCACATTCAGGGCGCGGTCTTCTTTGATATTGACGAAATCGCCGCCGACGATAGCGCACCCCTTCCCCACATGATGCCCGACGCGATCAAATTTTCGGCCAAGGTCCGCAAGCTTGGCCTTGGCGACGGTGTGCGCATCGTGGTTTATGGCCAGACGGGGTCCGCCCTTGCCGCCTGCCGGGTATGGTGGATGCTGCGCCATTTCGGGCATCACGATGTCGCCGTGCTTGATGGCGGCCTGCCGAAATGGCTGGCGGAAAACCGCCCGGTGACCGATGCACCAACCCCGCCGCGCGAACGCCATTTCACCGCGCGCGCCAACAGCTTCCTTTTGCGCGAATATGATCAGGTGCTGGCAAACGTCAAAAGCAAACGCGAACAGCTTGTCGATGCCCGCGCAACCGAACGCTTCACCGGCGATGCCGACGAACCCTGGGGCAAGGCTGGCCATGTGCCGGGTTCCTATAACCTGCCGTTTGACAGGCTCCTGAATGCTGACGGCACCTTCAAGGATGCCGATGCCATTCGCACCGCCTTCCATGATGCCGGTGTCAATCTTGATAAATCGGTTGTCACATCCTGCGGCTCGGGCGTGACCGCCTGCGTGCTTGCCCTTGGTGCCTATATCGCCGGAAAAAAGGAAGTCGCGGTTTATGACGGTTCCTGGGCCGAATGGGCCAGCACGGAGGGAAGCCCGGTCGACAAGGGCCCGGCATAA
- a CDS encoding GNAT family N-acetyltransferase, translating to MPGSLTLSQTDAATNKAAGKSDRKEEPGFFLERLQSPTTHDIAAIGDLWHKSGLTGPGYDAGRDLATCLNSGRGSVILARSAKDATIIGTIMAGHDGESGWVHYLAVANDARGTGLGSGLLALAEDILAATGLAVNKVTVTDPAVHDFYRKLGYEIVETVPRTNTQISEIGTDFVVMRKRLKS from the coding sequence ATGCCCGGTTCCCTCACCCTGTCCCAAACCGATGCCGCCACGAACAAAGCGGCAGGCAAAAGTGACAGAAAGGAAGAACCGGGCTTTTTTCTTGAAAGACTGCAATCCCCGACCACGCACGATATCGCCGCCATCGGCGACCTCTGGCATAAATCCGGGCTGACCGGACCGGGCTACGATGCTGGTCGTGATCTCGCCACATGCCTGAATTCCGGGCGCGGCAGCGTGATTTTGGCACGATCGGCAAAAGACGCTACAATCATCGGCACAATCATGGCCGGTCATGACGGTGAAAGTGGCTGGGTTCATTATCTTGCCGTGGCCAACGATGCGCGCGGCACCGGCCTTGGATCGGGTCTTTTGGCCCTGGCCGAGGATATCCTTGCCGCCACCGGCCTTGCTGTAAACAAGGTCACGGTCACAGACCCGGCAGTGCATGATTTTTATCGCAAGCTCGGTTATGAAATTGTCGAAACTGTCCCACGAACCAACACGCAAATATCTGAAATCGGCACCGATTTTGTGGTTATGCGAAAAAGGCTGAAGTCATGA
- a CDS encoding LysE family translocator, translated as MDWTQFVSFTLVTALLVMSPGPNGVLIAKTVPTSGRAAGFANVAGFVTAFYLHGTLSILGISVILVQSAQLFMMVKIAGAAYLCWVGFKALREAWRGVKTVAEVAPAKRRRTLLVAFGEGFLTNALNPKVSIFYLAAFPQFIPVGDGAIASAFMLVCVHASINVIWFSAMIILLSRLTGVARSGSFQRALKAVTGSVFIAFGIKLAMFRP; from the coding sequence ATGGATTGGACACAGTTTGTCAGCTTTACGCTTGTCACCGCCCTTCTGGTGATGTCACCGGGCCCCAATGGCGTTCTGATTGCCAAAACCGTTCCGACATCGGGCCGTGCGGCAGGTTTTGCCAATGTTGCCGGTTTCGTGACCGCCTTTTACCTGCATGGCACATTGTCGATTTTAGGGATTTCAGTGATCCTGGTGCAGTCGGCACAATTGTTCATGATGGTGAAGATTGCCGGTGCGGCATATCTTTGCTGGGTCGGGTTCAAGGCGCTGCGCGAGGCGTGGCGCGGGGTTAAAACCGTTGCCGAAGTGGCCCCGGCCAAACGCCGCAGGACGCTTCTGGTGGCGTTTGGTGAAGGGTTTCTGACCAATGCGCTTAACCCCAAGGTATCGATTTTCTATCTTGCGGCATTTCCGCAATTCATTCCGGTCGGTGACGGGGCGATTGCATCGGCCTTCATGCTGGTTTGTGTGCATGCCAGCATCAATGTCATCTGGTTTTCGGCGATGATCATTCTGTTATCGCGCCTGACAGGCGTGGCGCGCAGTGGATCGTTCCAGCGCGCATTAAAGGCCGTGACCGGCAGCGTGTTTATTGCGTTCGGGATCAAGCTTGCGATGTTCCGGCCCTGA
- a CDS encoding L-lactate permease: MTDFLLAALPIATILFLMIKANWGAARAGAAAWYVTVAIAMIAFGAPTDMLIIAQAKGVMLALYILYIVWAALILYFAAEEAGAIKTIGRAIRQLTDDRPLQLLILGYVFATFLQGVAGFGVPIAVIAPLLLGMGFSPVIAVAAPMIGHSWSVLFGNMATSFEALIGVTGIPGTELTHYSAILLGLSGFTCGAAVLWLDGGFRTVRRRIVPLVLIAGVMGVVQYLMANYGVWTLGGLTAGIAGLVTSIIVTRFWKPHPDDVTEPNGDDDHHHMPLIEALTPYLVFMVIVGLATFVPQVEDFLSGLRLTFDFPAISTDLGWNIDAESAKPIAIFGHPGALLLYTAAISFAFFKIRGRYDNGIARRIWQRTVKSGLPTSIGMVPVIGLAIIMDHAGMTYALAEGGAALFSGSFAIAYPVVAPAIGALGAFMTGSTNNSNVVFGMFQRHTAELSGISTALVLAAQATGASLGSMLAPSKILVGCSTVGLSGKEGPVLSVVLKTGVLLTALCGFMALGLLLIAMVGG, encoded by the coding sequence ATGACAGACTTCCTTCTGGCTGCCCTGCCAATCGCCACCATTCTGTTTCTGATGATCAAGGCAAACTGGGGCGCGGCACGCGCCGGCGCGGCCGCATGGTATGTCACCGTTGCCATCGCCATGATCGCGTTTGGTGCGCCGACCGATATGCTGATCATCGCCCAGGCCAAGGGCGTCATGCTGGCGCTTTACATTCTTTATATCGTCTGGGCCGCCCTGATCCTTTATTTCGCAGCCGAAGAAGCCGGGGCCATCAAAACCATCGGGCGGGCCATCCGCCAGCTAACCGATGATCGCCCACTGCAATTGCTGATCCTTGGTTATGTGTTTGCCACCTTCTTGCAGGGCGTTGCCGGGTTCGGTGTGCCGATTGCGGTCATCGCACCGCTTTTGCTCGGCATGGGGTTCTCGCCCGTCATCGCCGTTGCCGCCCCGATGATCGGCCATAGCTGGTCGGTGCTGTTTGGCAATATGGCAACCTCGTTCGAGGCCCTGATCGGCGTGACCGGCATTCCCGGTACCGAACTGACGCATTATTCCGCCATTCTGCTTGGCCTGTCGGGCTTTACCTGCGGGGCGGCGGTTCTGTGGCTCGATGGTGGTTTTCGCACCGTGCGTCGCCGGATCGTGCCACTGGTACTGATTGCCGGTGTCATGGGTGTCGTTCAATATCTGATGGCGAATTACGGCGTCTGGACGCTGGGCGGGCTGACCGCCGGGATTGCCGGGCTTGTCACCTCGATCATCGTCACCCGGTTCTGGAAACCCCATCCCGATGACGTCACCGAACCAAACGGGGATGACGACCATCACCACATGCCTTTGATTGAGGCATTGACCCCTTACCTCGTTTTCATGGTGATTGTCGGTCTGGCAACCTTTGTCCCCCAGGTCGAGGATTTCCTGTCCGGTCTTCGCCTGACCTTCGATTTCCCGGCAATCTCAACCGATCTTGGCTGGAATATCGATGCCGAAAGCGCCAAGCCGATTGCCATTTTCGGCCATCCCGGCGCGTTGCTGCTTTATACCGCCGCCATCAGCTTTGCCTTCTTTAAAATTCGCGGACGCTATGACAACGGCATCGCCAGACGTATCTGGCAACGCACGGTCAAAAGCGGCCTTCCGACCAGCATCGGCATGGTGCCGGTCATCGGCCTTGCCATCATCATGGATCACGCGGGCATGACCTATGCCCTGGCCGAAGGCGGTGCTGCGCTGTTTTCCGGCTCCTTTGCCATCGCCTATCCGGTGGTGGCCCCGGCAATCGGCGCCTTGGGTGCCTTCATGACCGGCAGCACGAATAATTCCAACGTGGTCTTTGGCATGTTCCAGCGCCACACCGCCGAACTTTCGGGCATTTCAACCGCCCTTGTTCTGGCCGCACAGGCAACCGGTGCGTCACTTGGCAGCATGCTGGCCCCGTCAAAAATCCTGGTCGGCTGTTCGACGGTCGGACTTTCGGGCAAGGAAGGACCGGTATTATCGGTCGTGCTTAAAACCGGTGTGCTTCTGACCGCCCTTTGCGGTTTCATGGCACTGGGCCTGTTGCTGATTGCGATGGTCGGGGGATAA
- a CDS encoding alanyl-tRNA editing protein, translated as MTRLLFREDAYRRNCDAKVISISDRGIELDQTVFYATAGGQTGDVGIFKTADGREMPVATTIKDRDSGKVLHIIADGHDLPAIGDTITAELDWETRHRLMRFHTCLHLLCAIVEGDVTGGNIAAHKARLDFNLPDEAPDKDELTARLNELIARNAEVYDGEISVAELKANPELVRTMSVQPPMDGNSIRTVTIEGIDYQPCGGTHVKSTAEIGRVLVAKIEKKGRQNRRINIVFDE; from the coding sequence GTGACCCGCCTTTTATTTCGTGAAGACGCCTATCGCCGGAACTGTGACGCCAAAGTCATCTCGATCTCGGACCGCGGCATTGAACTGGACCAAACCGTGTTTTACGCCACCGCCGGCGGCCAGACCGGCGATGTCGGGATTTTCAAAACCGCCGATGGCCGTGAAATGCCGGTCGCAACCACGATCAAGGACCGCGACAGCGGCAAAGTCCTGCATATCATCGCCGATGGTCACGACCTGCCCGCAATCGGCGACACGATCACGGCCGAACTGGATTGGGAAACCCGCCACCGCCTGATGCGCTTTCACACCTGCCTGCATTTGCTGTGTGCAATTGTCGAAGGCGACGTCACAGGTGGCAATATCGCCGCCCACAAGGCGCGGCTTGATTTCAACCTGCCCGATGAAGCGCCTGACAAGGATGAACTGACCGCAAGACTGAACGAACTGATCGCACGCAATGCCGAGGTCTATGACGGTGAAATCAGCGTGGCAGAGCTTAAAGCCAATCCGGAACTGGTTCGCACCATGTCGGTACAGCCGCCAATGGATGGAAACAGCATCCGCACAGTCACGATAGAGGGCATCGATTATCAGCCCTGCGGCGGTACGCATGTCAAAAGTACGGCCGAAATCGGCAGGGTTCTGGTTGCCAAGATCGAAAAGAAAGGCCGCCAGAACCGCCGCATCAATATCGTCTTTGATGAATGA
- the metC gene encoding cystathionine beta-lyase, producing MSGHRPQKPATQLVHAGRRSSEYHGVVNPPVLHASTILFESLADLEKAGSSAPGKVTYGRHGTPTRFLLEEAVAELEGGFGTLCVSSGVAAITNAILAFVKPGDHILVTDSTYYPTRNLCNTFLKRFGVETEYYDPAIGGDIAGLIRDNTAFVWCESPGSLTFEMQDIPAISAAARARGVKVLLDNTWASPLLCRPFDMGVDVSVQAGTKYIVGHSDVMLGTITTATEEDLLTIKKQIIISGDAVGPDDCYLAQRGLRTLGVRLRQHHESGIKVAQWLQTRPEVKRVLHPALPDDPGHAIWKRDFTGASGLFSFILKPVTKPQLANMVDHMDLFGMGFSWGGFESLILPSDPKNIRTATKWDEDGQLIRLHVGLEDTDDLIADLEAGLARLAKD from the coding sequence ATGTCAGGTCACCGCCCCCAAAAGCCCGCAACCCAACTGGTCCATGCCGGTCGCCGATCCAGCGAATATCACGGCGTGGTCAACCCGCCGGTTCTTCATGCCTCGACCATCCTGTTTGAAAGCCTGGCCGACCTTGAAAAGGCCGGCTCATCCGCACCGGGCAAGGTGACCTATGGACGGCACGGAACCCCGACACGCTTCCTGCTCGAAGAAGCCGTGGCCGAGCTCGAAGGTGGCTTTGGCACCCTATGCGTATCGTCCGGGGTGGCGGCAATCACCAATGCGATCCTCGCCTTTGTCAAACCGGGCGATCATATTCTGGTCACCGACAGCACCTATTACCCGACGCGCAATCTGTGCAACACGTTTCTGAAACGCTTTGGCGTTGAAACCGAATATTACGATCCGGCCATCGGCGGTGATATCGCGGGCCTGATCCGCGATAACACCGCCTTTGTCTGGTGCGAAAGCCCCGGCTCGCTGACCTTTGAAATGCAGGATATCCCGGCGATTTCGGCGGCGGCCCGTGCACGCGGTGTCAAGGTATTGCTCGATAACACCTGGGCATCGCCACTTTTGTGCCGCCCGTTTGATATGGGGGTTGATGTATCGGTGCAGGCTGGCACGAAATACATCGTCGGTCATTCCGACGTCATGCTGGGCACGATCACCACCGCCACCGAAGAAGACCTTCTGACGATTAAAAAACAGATCATCATATCGGGCGACGCGGTTGGTCCCGATGATTGCTATCTCGCACAACGCGGGCTTCGCACCCTTGGCGTGCGCCTGCGCCAGCATCATGAAAGCGGCATCAAGGTCGCCCAATGGCTGCAAACCCGCCCCGAAGTCAAACGCGTCCTGCACCCGGCCCTGCCCGATGATCCGGGCCATGCGATCTGGAAACGCGACTTCACCGGCGCATCGGGCCTGTTTTCCTTTATCCTGAAGCCGGTCACAAAGCCACAACTTGCCAATATGGTCGATCATATGGACCTGTTTGGCATGGGATTTAGCTGGGGTGGCTTCGAAAGCCTGATCCTGCCATCCGATCCGAAAAACATCCGCACCGCAACCAAATGGGACGAAGACGGCCAACTGATCCGCCTGCATGTCGGCCTTGAAGACACCGACGACCTGATCGCCGATCTGGAAGCAGGTCTTGCCCGTCTGGCAAAAGACTAA